In a single window of the Vitis vinifera cultivar Pinot Noir 40024 chromosome 6, ASM3070453v1 genome:
- the LOC104879584 gene encoding protein NRT1/ PTR FAMILY 5.4, whose translation MENSFLNLCHRVDSCFYLFCFPFLETTRRTRAWMGYYICFCKAAPFVSGLVYSHKFAEYVVVSVLITYFTDTWKEDNLLKAVAIVNVQEGLSTTMVIVMTYISEAHILRLKVIICSTAAYITGLVLLYLSALKLIIQSTEVGLFYMIVVLIAVGKAGGQPILEGYLVDQLRNHEPNPEINEDRVEARRKFWWSIACLSAYVSPWIFFGASWPRKFIYSASLMGAAGLLFLCAIPFYHHSERTGSNLTNVFLVFKAALLKRHLDYPSTHDKFHMNDEILSPHRFIKQNGHQLYLAPQVKFFRWLDKAAIKESSSLSVKEQESEGRLFTVTQVKEIKLLLTMVPMWSTFIGFGLVLSTANTFFTEQGNDMEETVSIYILLLVRYIFRGTMSYLYNLSFSRKIPKAQQNLRQILRIWIGMVLSVFCCSVAWRVEVRRLKIVYKSDLVDKPKDTIPMSNLWLAPQFFLLGLMEGFAIDGLVEFFSNHVSESMVGYGSAINDCVIGIGSFLNGLCVYTFRGWFADTINHSRLDQYYRMLVVVAFINLCYYWWISITIYSKAQ comes from the exons ATGGAAAATTCATTCTTGAACCTCTGTCACAGGGTAGATTCCTGTTTCTATCTTTTCTGCTTTCCCTTTCTGGAGACAACAAGAAGGACCCGTGCGTGGATGGGCTATTACATTTGCTTCTGTAAAGCTGCGCCATTTGTATCAG GTTTGGTTTACAGCCACAAGTTTGCAGAATATGTAGTGGTGTCTGTGCTGATTACATATTTCACTGACACTTGGAAGGAAGACAATCTCCTCAAAGCAGTAGCCATTGTGAATGTACAAGAGGGGCTGTCTACAACCATGGTGATTGTCATGACTTACATCTCAGAAGCCCACATATTGCGCCTCAAAGTGATCATCTGTTCAACTGCAGCCTATATTACT GGTCTGGTGTTGTTATACCTTTCAGCCTTGAAACTAATAATTCAAAGTACTGAAGTTGGACTATTCTACATGATTGTTGTTCTAATAGCAGTCGGAAAAGCAGGAGGGCAGCCTATTTTAGAAGGATATCTTGTTGATCAGTTAAGAAACCATGAACCAAACCCAGAGATTAATGAGGATCGTGTAGAGGCTCGAAGAAAATTTTGGTGGTCCATTGCCTGCTTGAGTGCATATGTCAGTCCCTGGATTTTTTTTGGAGCTTCTTGGCcaagaaaattcatttattcAGCATCTTTGATGGGAGCTGCTGGCTTGCTGTTCTTGTGTGCTATCCCCTTCTACCATCACAGTGAACGGACAGGGAGTAATCTTACCAATGTTTTCCTTGTCTTTAAGGCTGCCCTATTGAAAAGGCACCTTGACTACCCTTCTACACATGATAAGTTCCACATGAATGATGAAATTCTTAGCCCTCATCGGTTCATCAAGCAAAATGGACATCAACTCTACTTGGCACCTCAAGTCAAATTCTtcag ATGGTTAGACAAAGCTGCCATTAAAGAATCCTCTTCTCTTAGTGTAAAAGAACAAGAAAGTGAAGGACGGCTTTTCACTGTAACACAAGTAAAGGAAATAAAGCTTCTTTTGACAATGGTTCCTATGTGGAGTACCTTCATCGGGTTCGGTCTGGTTCTGTCGACAGCAAACACTTTCTTTACCGAGCAAGGAAATGATATGGAAGAGACAGTCTCCATCTATATTCTTCTTTTGGTTAGGTACATATTCAGAGGCACAATGTCATATCTATATAACCTATCATTCTCCAGAAAGATCCCTAAAGCACAACAAAATCTTCGTCAAATATTGAGAATTTGGATTGGTATGGTGCTGTCTGTATTCTGCTGCAGTGTTGCATGGCGGGTTGAGGTTCGCAGGTTGAAGATAGTTTACAAGAGTGATTTAGTAGACAAGCCAAAAGACACAATACCCATGAGTAACTTATGGCTAGCTCCACAGTTCTTCCTGTTGGGTCTTATGGAAGGGTTTGCTATCGATGGGCTAGTCGAGTTCTTCAGTAATCACGTTTCAGAATCCATGGTGGGATATGGATCAGCAATCAATGACTGTGTTATAGGGATTGGAAGCTTCCTCAATGGACTTTGTGTTTATACATTTAGAGGGTGGTTTGCTGACACCATAAACCACAGTCGTCTGGACCAATATTACCGTATGCTAGTAGTGGTCGCTTTTATAAACCTGTGCTACTATTGGTGGATCTCAATTACCATTTACAGCAAAGCACAATAA
- the LOC100248434 gene encoding ETHYLENE INSENSITIVE 3-like 3 protein isoform X2: MGEFEEIGVDMCSDIEVDEVRCENIAEKDVSDEEIEAEELERRMWKDRIKLKRIKERQKITAQQAAEKQKPKPNADHARRKKMSRAQDGILKYMLKLMEVCKARGFVYGIIPEKGKPVSGASDNIRAWWKEKVKFDKNGPAAIAKYEAECLAMVENENNRNGNSQSTLQDLQDATLGSLLSSLMQHCDPPQRKYPLEKGVPPPWWPSGNEDWWVKLGLARSQSPPYKKPHDLKKMWKVGVLTAVIKHMSPDISKIRRLVRQSKCLQDKMTAKESSIWLGVLNREESLIRQPSSDNGTSGITGTPPNGHDGKNKVAVSSDSDYDVDGVDDGVGSVSSKDDRRNQQMDIASFEDDRDNSGAQPVQDKKKGRKQLKRKRPHVKSRPVNQESAPSLEENLHEESRNSLQHLHNEPRNSLPDINHNDAQLAPYEMLGTQQENDRVTSLRPLEKDLENQSQLPEPEFNHFSAFPSANAISTQSMYVGGRPLLYPAVQNAELHHGTPYEFYNPPSDYGHNPDGQQSHMAMNETQMRLEDGRIHEPELNRNGNDISGGNLRHYVKDTFHSGQDRPVESHYGSPIESLSLDFGGFNSPFDLGIDGTSLGTPDIDYLLDDDLIQYFGA; encoded by the exons ATGGGAGAATTTGAAGAGATTGGAGTTGATATGTG CTCTGATATAGAAGTTGATGAGGTAAGGTGTGAAAATATCGCGGAGAAAGATGTCAGTGATGAAGAGATTGAAGCAGAGGAATTGGAGAGACGAATGTGGAAGGACCGTATTAAACTCAAGAGGATCAAGGAAAGACAAAAGATCACAGCCCAACAGGCTGCCGAGAAGCAGAAGCCCAAACCGAATGCTGATCATGCTCGGAGGAAGAAAATGTCTAGAGCGCAAGATGGGATTCTTAAATACATGCTGAAGCTGATGGAGGTGTGCAAAGCTCGTGGGTTCGTGTATGGGATCATTCCTGAGAAGGGTAAACCAGTAAGTGGTGCATCTGACAATATAAGAGCTTGGTGGAAAGAAAAGGTGAAGTTTGATAAGAATGGGCCAGCAGCCATAGCCAAATATGAGGCAGAATGCCTTGCCATGGTCGAAAATGAGAATAATCGAAATGGAAATTCTCAAAGCACCCTTCAAGACCTGCAGGATGCAACGTTGGGGTCACTTTTGTCTTCCTTGATGCAACACTGTGATCCGCCTCAGAGGAAGTATCCACTAGAGAAGGGTGTTCCGCCACCTTGGTGGCCTTCAGGGAATGAGGATTGGTGGGTTAAATTAGGTTTAGCGAGAAGCCAAAGTCCTCCTTATAAGAAACCACATGATCTGAAAAAGATGTGGAAAGTTGGAGTGTTAACAGCTGTGATCAAGCATATGTCACCTGATATTTCTAAGATCAGGAGGCTTGTTCGGCAGTCGAAATGCTTACAGGATAAGATGACTGCAAAGGAGAGCTCGATTTGGTTGGGGGTTTTGAACCGAGAGGAATCCCTCATCCGGCAGCCTAGCAGTGATAATGGGACATCTGGCATCACTGGAACACCTCCAAATGGTCATGATGGAAAGAACAAAGTCGCTGTTAGCAGTGACAGTGATTATGATGTTGATGGTGTTGATGATGGTGTGGGCTCTGTTTCATCCAAAGATGACAGGAGAAATCAGCAGATGGATATAGCGTCATTTGAAGATGATCGCGATAATAGTGGTGCCCAGCCTGTCcaagataaaaaaaaggggCGAAAACAACTTAAGAGAAAGAGACCCCATGTGAAATCCAGGCCTGTCAATCAAGAGTCTGCACCATCTCTAGAAGAGAATCTACATGAGGAGTCAAGAAACTCTCTGCAACATCTACATAATGAGCCAAGAAATTCTTTGCCTGATATAAACCACAATGATGCTCAGTTGGCTCCATACGAGATGCTTGGCACCcaacaggaaaatgatagagtCACATCTTTGAGGCCTCTGGAGAAAGATCTTGAGAATCAATCCCAGTTACCAGAACCTGAATTTAACCATTTCTCTGCTTTTCCTTCTGCCAATGCAATCTCCACGCAGAGCATGTATGTGGGTGGCAGGCCTTTGCTTTACCCTGCAGTGCAAAATGCTGAGTTGCATCATGGAACTCCTTATGAATTCTATAATCCACCATCTGATTATGGGCACAATCCTGATGGACAACAATCCCATATGGCAATGAATGAAACCCAGATGAGGCTGGAGGATGGCAGAATTCACGAACCTGAACTAAATAGAAATGGAAATGATATTTCTGGTGGTAACTTGCGTCATTATGTAAAAGACACATTTCATAGTGGGCAAGATAGACCTGTGGAAAGTCATTATGGGTCTCCAATCGAGAGCCTGTCACTAGATTTTGGAGGATTCAATAGTCCGTTTGATCTTGGAATTGATGGGACTTCATTAGGTACCCCTGATATAGACTATTTGCTTGACGATGACTTGATCCAATACTTCGGAGCATAG
- the LOC100248434 gene encoding ETHYLENE INSENSITIVE 3-like 3 protein isoform X1, producing the protein MGEFEEIGVDMCMLGDSSDIEVDEVRCENIAEKDVSDEEIEAEELERRMWKDRIKLKRIKERQKITAQQAAEKQKPKPNADHARRKKMSRAQDGILKYMLKLMEVCKARGFVYGIIPEKGKPVSGASDNIRAWWKEKVKFDKNGPAAIAKYEAECLAMVENENNRNGNSQSTLQDLQDATLGSLLSSLMQHCDPPQRKYPLEKGVPPPWWPSGNEDWWVKLGLARSQSPPYKKPHDLKKMWKVGVLTAVIKHMSPDISKIRRLVRQSKCLQDKMTAKESSIWLGVLNREESLIRQPSSDNGTSGITGTPPNGHDGKNKVAVSSDSDYDVDGVDDGVGSVSSKDDRRNQQMDIASFEDDRDNSGAQPVQDKKKGRKQLKRKRPHVKSRPVNQESAPSLEENLHEESRNSLQHLHNEPRNSLPDINHNDAQLAPYEMLGTQQENDRVTSLRPLEKDLENQSQLPEPEFNHFSAFPSANAISTQSMYVGGRPLLYPAVQNAELHHGTPYEFYNPPSDYGHNPDGQQSHMAMNETQMRLEDGRIHEPELNRNGNDISGGNLRHYVKDTFHSGQDRPVESHYGSPIESLSLDFGGFNSPFDLGIDGTSLGTPDIDYLLDDDLIQYFGA; encoded by the exons ATGGGAGAATTTGAAGAGATTGGAGTTGATATGTG CATGTTGGGTGACAGCTCTGATATAGAAGTTGATGAGGTAAGGTGTGAAAATATCGCGGAGAAAGATGTCAGTGATGAAGAGATTGAAGCAGAGGAATTGGAGAGACGAATGTGGAAGGACCGTATTAAACTCAAGAGGATCAAGGAAAGACAAAAGATCACAGCCCAACAGGCTGCCGAGAAGCAGAAGCCCAAACCGAATGCTGATCATGCTCGGAGGAAGAAAATGTCTAGAGCGCAAGATGGGATTCTTAAATACATGCTGAAGCTGATGGAGGTGTGCAAAGCTCGTGGGTTCGTGTATGGGATCATTCCTGAGAAGGGTAAACCAGTAAGTGGTGCATCTGACAATATAAGAGCTTGGTGGAAAGAAAAGGTGAAGTTTGATAAGAATGGGCCAGCAGCCATAGCCAAATATGAGGCAGAATGCCTTGCCATGGTCGAAAATGAGAATAATCGAAATGGAAATTCTCAAAGCACCCTTCAAGACCTGCAGGATGCAACGTTGGGGTCACTTTTGTCTTCCTTGATGCAACACTGTGATCCGCCTCAGAGGAAGTATCCACTAGAGAAGGGTGTTCCGCCACCTTGGTGGCCTTCAGGGAATGAGGATTGGTGGGTTAAATTAGGTTTAGCGAGAAGCCAAAGTCCTCCTTATAAGAAACCACATGATCTGAAAAAGATGTGGAAAGTTGGAGTGTTAACAGCTGTGATCAAGCATATGTCACCTGATATTTCTAAGATCAGGAGGCTTGTTCGGCAGTCGAAATGCTTACAGGATAAGATGACTGCAAAGGAGAGCTCGATTTGGTTGGGGGTTTTGAACCGAGAGGAATCCCTCATCCGGCAGCCTAGCAGTGATAATGGGACATCTGGCATCACTGGAACACCTCCAAATGGTCATGATGGAAAGAACAAAGTCGCTGTTAGCAGTGACAGTGATTATGATGTTGATGGTGTTGATGATGGTGTGGGCTCTGTTTCATCCAAAGATGACAGGAGAAATCAGCAGATGGATATAGCGTCATTTGAAGATGATCGCGATAATAGTGGTGCCCAGCCTGTCcaagataaaaaaaaggggCGAAAACAACTTAAGAGAAAGAGACCCCATGTGAAATCCAGGCCTGTCAATCAAGAGTCTGCACCATCTCTAGAAGAGAATCTACATGAGGAGTCAAGAAACTCTCTGCAACATCTACATAATGAGCCAAGAAATTCTTTGCCTGATATAAACCACAATGATGCTCAGTTGGCTCCATACGAGATGCTTGGCACCcaacaggaaaatgatagagtCACATCTTTGAGGCCTCTGGAGAAAGATCTTGAGAATCAATCCCAGTTACCAGAACCTGAATTTAACCATTTCTCTGCTTTTCCTTCTGCCAATGCAATCTCCACGCAGAGCATGTATGTGGGTGGCAGGCCTTTGCTTTACCCTGCAGTGCAAAATGCTGAGTTGCATCATGGAACTCCTTATGAATTCTATAATCCACCATCTGATTATGGGCACAATCCTGATGGACAACAATCCCATATGGCAATGAATGAAACCCAGATGAGGCTGGAGGATGGCAGAATTCACGAACCTGAACTAAATAGAAATGGAAATGATATTTCTGGTGGTAACTTGCGTCATTATGTAAAAGACACATTTCATAGTGGGCAAGATAGACCTGTGGAAAGTCATTATGGGTCTCCAATCGAGAGCCTGTCACTAGATTTTGGAGGATTCAATAGTCCGTTTGATCTTGGAATTGATGGGACTTCATTAGGTACCCCTGATATAGACTATTTGCTTGACGATGACTTGATCCAATACTTCGGAGCATAG